Genomic window (Paenibacillus sp. PK3_47):
ATTCCACAAGCGCCGGTCCCGCAAAAAATACGGCTTTGAGATTGCCCCCCTGGGATTCGATATCGCAAAGATTGCCGGGCTTTCCTTACTGGTGACCGTTTTTATAACGGTAATGAACAATTATAAAGGCATTCCGTTTCCGATTATTTTTGTCATTGTGCTGGCTGCTGTTTTTTATTTTATCTCCACCAAAACAACGTTCGGCCGCCATATTTATGCAATCGGCGGAAATATAGAAGCTGCTCGGCTCTCCGGTATCAACATCAAACGGAAAACGATGCTGATCTTTGTGCTCAGCGGGCTGCTCGGCTCTATTGCCGCCATTGTGCTGACCTCCCGGCTGGCTTCGGCTACCATTACCGCCGGGAACATGGCGGAGATGGATGCCATTGCCGCCTGTGTAATCGGAGGCACTTCGCTGATGGGCGGAGCCGGAACAGTAATCGGGGCCCTTATCGGGGCGCTGGTCATGACCTCGCTCGACAACGGGATGTCACTTATGGGGCTGGAGTCCTTCTGGCAGTATGTGGTCAAAGGCTCGATTCTGGTCATCGCGGTGTGGCTGGATATCTCCAACCGCAGCAAAGGAATAAAGTAGAAGCAGCGAAAAGCAAAGAGCAGCAGCCGGCGGGGAAAACCCTGCCGGCTGCTGCTGCTTGGATAAGCTATTCCACAATAATCTTGGCGCTCATTGCGCTGTGACCGGACCCGCACATGATGGCACAGGTCATTTCAAAGGTTCCGGCTTCCCCGGGGACGACGACCTGGGAGGAGGTTTTAGCGTCCAGCCGCAGCTTCAGCTCAGGAACCAGAATGCCATGGTTACCGCTTTCATTTTCAAAGATGATTTTAACCGGAACACCCTTCTTGAGATGGTATTCTTCCTGGTCAAAGCTGTAGTTCGTTGCTTTAATGACAATTTCCTCTTCGGCTGTGATCTCCGGGCTTGCCGCCCCGTTACCTGCGGATGTGTCATTGTTGCCGCAGGCAGCCAGAATCAGGATGAAAGCAGCGGATATCAGAACTGCAAACCTACGAATCATCTTTATCCTCCTCAGCGGGTTAATAGACTCTAAGCGTACAATAACACAGCTTCCTTACAGGCGGAAGCCCCCTGAAGCAGCAGCAAGAGCCGGCGGCAGAATCCCTGGCGGAACTTGCCCGAAAAACAAATATATGATGCAAAAATAATTCAAATTTATTATAATGGAGGCTATTATATCAACGCTTAGAAGTAGGGGATTTACATTATTTTAGCTGATGGTACAGGAAATGTGCAGTATTGGCACCGCAGAATATTAAGCGGGTATTGGGTTCTGGTGACGTGCATGCTGATCTCTCAGCTGATATTTATGTTATCCGCCCACATGCCTGAAGTGAAGACGGTGCTTCTCCCGAGCAAAGGGCATTTATTCATAGCCTGCAACATAATGATCGTTATTGTAATGATGCTTGCAGAAATGTGGCTGCGGACAGCGGCCCAGTATCACAAGCAGGCTGTGGTGATCTGCGGATTCGCCGTATCTTATTTGATGTATTTTGTGCTTGAGCCGTTTG
Coding sequences:
- a CDS encoding cupredoxin domain-containing protein, encoding MIRRFAVLISAAFILILAACGNNDTSAGNGAASPEITAEEEIVIKATNYSFDQEEYHLKKGVPVKIIFENESGNHGILVPELKLRLDAKTSSQVVVPGEAGTFEMTCAIMCGSGHSAMSAKIIVE